TCCAATAGGATATACAATAATTGAATAAGTAAATGTTTACAGCAGAACTTACTTGAGTCCCAGATGAATTGATGTAGAGATATATAGGTTTGGATGAGTCGTCATAATCTAGCCACATAAACTGAGCAACAAGAAGCTCAGTGACAGCTGGAACCATCTGTTCGATACAACATAGAATCAGGTTCGATACAACACATTTATTTAATTCTTTATTGACTAAATATATGTGGCTTACAGGCATGCCAAGGTAAACTATTCGAGCATCCAAGAGCAAAGAAGGCAAGTCTGGAGGAGCACTTCTTAGTCTTCCATATCCTCGACCGCCTCCACGATACATACTCACACTCATATTGTAGTTTGATGAGGCCTCCGAGCCATTTAGACTGTACATCCCTCCATTGTCGATGTAACTTCTTGCAGAAGAAATGCTTTCCTGTAAGCATCAAAAGGAGGCTTAAACACCCGCTTAGATATTTGAACAGAGATTTTGAGGCCAACAAATTTAGGCAGTTATTACCTCTGTGACTTTTGTTGCTTGACGTGTCACAGGGTTATCTTCAGTCAAGAACATGTCCATTTGCGACGGAGTAAGGCCATACATGGACTGAGGAAAATTCTCATAATTTTGCTTCACTGTTATAGAAAAAAGAGGTTTCGATTGAAAACACATACAACAACAAAGTCTATTTGGCAAAGTATCTGCAATTATGAACGAGGAATAAGGTTCGAAAGtagaataatatttttaaaacaaaacaaaaaaaaagatgaTAACTGAATTTGTGATTCTGTTCTGCAACGGAAATGACCAAGAAATTAGCAAGACATTAAACTAGCACAAGCCCAAAAGTTCAGCATCTGAGGAATAACTTCTTTACACTACATGGAGTGGAAGCCTAAACATATACAAAGGATTATGATCTCTGATGGAAGAAAGGCTTGTGCAGTAGAACAAAGCTAGGGCAGTAATGTGGGCGCCAATTAAGGACATCATATCACTCATACTCTTGAGGTTTGCATGTGAAGAAATTAAATAAGCCAATGTCTAGTTCATTTACACAGTTCTTTGGAAACAAGACAGCCTTTGCATGCTAGAATAACTGGCATCTCATAACTCAATTCCACAAGATGTTTATCAGATCTATTCAGTAAATTATTAGCTAAGTTTCCTTATAATAGTATATCCCGTAAACTTAGTGCAGACAAGAACTTGCCCCCAAAACATACCCTACTACTGCATATCTAGCACGATAATGCCTCAACAAGCCATTAATATGATATCATTCTGAATTTACACACTAAATGAAGGAGAACCATCTAGCTCCTAGAAATTTAGAACAGTACAGTTTACacgagaaaaagaaaaaacagaTAATAGCCTAGACAGTTCACATGCCGCATGGAACCTTGAGTTTTTTGTTCAACTTTTAACAACATACAATCATGATAGTCAACTTGAACCTATCAAAAATGTACTAGGTATCCAAGAAGTTCTAAATGATCTAAGACTTCTTTACACAAACTTATATTGCAGAACAAGTCTTGTAGTTGATTGATATCCTTTTGGAATAACCTCTACTTTCCTCACAGCCTTCCCTCTCTAGAGTGACAATACCAATGAAAGCAACATAGTCCAGTGATATGCAGCACTATCAGAAAATCATAATCAGAGAATTGTATACTAAATTCTATAGTAAGGTTCACAAGGAACTTACATCCCTCCTTGAGATTTTCCTCCCGGAATTTGCGGGGTATGTGATCGTAGTTGTTGGAAGACCGCGACTCGCATCTACAGGCCACCCTTTTCCTCGAAGCGAAGTCAATAGATCTACGGGTACTTGCCGAAACCTTGGAGAAGTTCCAAAAAGAGTTTTTGGGGAAACCAGAGACGTTGTCGAAGGACGAGGAGACAGAGAGAGTGCGCAGCGCGATCGACATGGATGAAGCTTCCTGCCGAGGCCGATGAGCCGAGGAAGGGGAACAAGACAATAACCCTAGCGTTCGGCCGATTTGTTATCTATGTTTTTCGCTATTTTTTTGAACTGTGGAACTCGGCACGTGCGTCGCACGCTCCGTTCAAGTGGCTATGAATGGAAGTTTATTTGGAGAAGCAAAACTCTGATTTATCTCAAAgaaaaaacatataaaataaaaaactttatatttatttttttaatatatttttatattaacatAAAATGACGATAAGccaaattataaattatatatattttttgagatTTTAACTTTAACACAAGTTATAGTTTTATttggttaaaaataaaaaatgctaATCTTAGTTTCATCTCGCAACCTTATTTTTAAATAGAGTGGTCCAATAAAAAATGACTATTTAGGTGAATTGTAAGTGCTTTATGATTTATTGattgatagaaaatttttatgagaTTAAATTTATCACATTAATTAATCAATTGGAAGAACGGGATACAATGattatctcaaaaaaaaaaaaaaaattgttactaTTTAATCAAGGTTATAAttacataaaaaattatattaaaatattttttcaatttaataaaaatatttttcatattactatattaattaatataataatttagattaaaactattttaatttgGTTAAAAAAGTCAAAACTTGTTTTAATATTGTGATaacaattttgattaaaattattagatattttatctttattttagttaaaattatttaaaaattattataataattttgtttaaaatcattctaaattatattagttttgattaaaataatttcaaaatatagGAAACTTTTTAAATGAAAATAAAGGatgcttattttttttaaaaaaaatttgcccTATATATTTATGAAGTCAGATTATACTGGTTAAATAGATAGAATTTAATCTatccaattaataaataaataagggaTCAGACTGATGTAGAAATCCTGGACCAAAATCCCTGCCCATATATTTatctcttaaaaaaaataatttacaaagtatgatttaataaataaatcaatttatttcaatcaaaattatatattatacatgtaaaataatttttttgattttataaaaaaaataatgaaatatctCATTGGGTTTGTGACACGTGTAAAGTTGTTACAGGAGGTGGTCATGCTGGTCCACCGTCCACCGTTACCACCAAACACCTCGATAAGAAACAGAGAGAGAGGAGGAAGGAATCAAAGGCAGTTTATGGCAGCCCACGGGAAAGACGGGAAAGCAGAGAAGCTCCGTGGCCATGGCGCCCAtggttttccctttccttccatgAAAATGGTATGCCTCCCTTATCGCTTTCTTCTCCTTATAAGCCCAACAATTCCCCTCTCCATCGCCTTCATCCAACAGGAATCACCCAGAATCGCCACTCTCCCAAATTTGGGATCGGGAGCAAAAAGTTTTTTCCTTTTCGGAGAAGAAAAGACAAAGCTTGATCATCAGCACTGCGGCCATTGGACATCGGCTAATGTTCTCCTTCCTTCCTCTGCTGCCCTAACTACCCTCCCCCCTTATTTCCTTCTTAAAAATCCGAATTTTCCGTGCTCTTCGAGTTTGGAGGTTCAGCATTCGGATACTCGCTTAaaggtttgattttttttatcgcCTCGGAGTTGTTTTTCTCCGATCAAGGACTTGCCCTTTGTTTTGAATGAGGGTGGGAGGCAACTTGGTTGCCGACGACCGCGACGGGAAGGTAAAATCGGCCCCCGAGAAGAGCAAGGGACTTTCGAGGAAGAGAAagcggaggaagaagaaggcggtCAGAGCGGTTCAGAGGCTGTTTGAGACTTGCAAGCAGGTTTTTGCGGAGGGCGGACCCGGAGTCATTCCGTCGCCTGAGAATGTCGATCGCCTTCGATCTTTACTTGGTACTTATCCAGCCCAATGCACCTGTAGTACATTTTTATTAGTTTAATATAGGATAAGTACAGTGATCTATCATATCTATATCTTAACCATGCGTCTCTTATCCTGAATGATTAGTGATTTTGAATGGAATTAACTTCACTCTAATTTAACATGGTATTAGACACCTTTGAGGGAGATTGAGGTGTAACCAACCTACTTAGTGTGGGATAAAAGTTTGGTTGTTGTCGTTATGTGCATGAAGGGGCTTGTTAAAGATGAGGTGTTTGTTGGCAGTGGATGCCGCAGTTTTGGTAACTGCTGCAGTTTCAAAAAAACTTCCCACTTACTCTTCATTAGAGCATTTCCAATGCAACTTTTTTAACAGGTTTGTAG
This genomic stretch from Zingiber officinale cultivar Zhangliang chromosome 7A, Zo_v1.1, whole genome shotgun sequence harbors:
- the LOC122001574 gene encoding ATP-dependent Clp protease proteolytic subunit-related protein 1, chloroplastic-like, with the translated sequence MSIALRTLSVSSSFDNVSGFPKNSFWNFSKVSASTRRSIDFASRKRVACRCESRSSNNYDHIPRKFREENLKEGLKQNYENFPQSMYGLTPSQMDMFLTEDNPVTRQATKVTEESISSARSYIDNGGMYSLNGSEASSNYNMSVSMYRGGGRGYGRLRSAPPDLPSLLLDARIVYLGMPMVPAVTELLVAQFMWLDYDDSSKPIYLYINSSGTQNVEGETVGSETEAYAIADMIAYVKPKVYTINVGMAYGQAAMLLSLGAKGFRGLQPNSSTKLYLPKVYKSSGAATDMWIKAKELDANTEYLLELLAKGIGKPKEEIKKDIELPRYFDAQEAIAYGIADKTIKPEDDAFEKKNYDEQLAKSKAMRKATGAGPQATPSGFR